A window of the Roseburia sp. 831b genome harbors these coding sequences:
- a CDS encoding ABC transporter ATP-binding protein: protein MEKRKYDILAVIKRMLLNVKNQDKKQFLRVAIYTVAATAYPFLAVFLPKIAIGILEQNGENAARDLAAAMVLYAVVAGVLGYIMKYMDQVIQIHNMRYRLRNLTDVTDKVMTMDYHYVEDSKFYEENDRAFASLNGNALGMEGVYNKLYLMPAALLSILGMIALTGYLSPWIMLALLLHVGVIMWISRQNHNYRYARKEEVAKAERKIRYYYKTTHDFSYGKDIRIYNFRDRILKNYKEEIDALTRLTGKMAEHEFLLGMAGIVTLIITNVVMYGILVYRAYMGMPISSFTMYISLIMSLMQMMLTFGENVAFICNEGQYVNDFYNLMDADLKNEGGTAGKPQGTLEIVFDHVSFHYPNSEKEVFHDLNFTIHKGESVAVVGVNGAGKSTLVKLMTGLFEPTKGHIYINGVEIREYRKKDLYDLYAAVFQDVNILAFTIRENVACRAEHVDDARVEEALDKVGLGDKVRGFEKGLDQMMLKVIDENGTDFSGGERQKLSIARGLYKDAPMVIMDEPTAALDALAEEKIYKSFSDMVKGKTALYISHRLASTKFCDKIALFDADGLKEYGTHEELMEKKGAYYKMFVIQGKYYQEQNDTTTNVERE from the coding sequence ATGGAAAAAAGGAAGTATGACATTTTGGCGGTCATAAAAAGAATGCTTTTGAATGTAAAAAATCAGGATAAGAAGCAGTTTTTGCGCGTAGCAATTTATACAGTGGCGGCAACGGCGTACCCGTTCCTAGCAGTTTTTCTGCCGAAAATTGCAATTGGAATTTTAGAGCAGAACGGGGAAAATGCCGCAAGGGATTTGGCGGCTGCAATGGTACTTTATGCAGTTGTGGCAGGAGTGTTAGGGTATATCATGAAATATATGGATCAGGTGATTCAGATTCATAACATGCGCTATCGTTTAAGAAATTTAACTGATGTCACAGACAAGGTTATGACGATGGATTATCACTATGTAGAGGATTCAAAGTTTTACGAGGAAAACGACCGCGCATTTGCATCTTTGAATGGCAATGCGCTTGGAATGGAAGGTGTCTATAACAAGCTGTATCTGATGCCGGCGGCATTACTTAGTATTCTTGGAATGATTGCACTGACCGGGTACTTAAGTCCATGGATTATGCTGGCGTTGCTTTTGCATGTCGGCGTTATCATGTGGATTTCCAGACAGAATCACAATTATCGTTATGCCAGAAAAGAGGAAGTGGCAAAGGCAGAGCGAAAGATTCGTTATTATTACAAGACGACCCATGATTTTTCCTATGGAAAAGATATTCGAATCTATAATTTCAGGGACCGTATCCTGAAAAATTATAAAGAGGAGATTGATGCACTGACCCGTTTGACCGGAAAAATGGCAGAACACGAGTTTTTACTTGGAATGGCAGGAATAGTTACACTGATAATTACAAATGTAGTTATGTATGGAATATTGGTTTATCGTGCCTACATGGGAATGCCAATCAGTTCTTTTACGATGTATATTTCCCTAATTATGTCCTTGATGCAGATGATGCTGACATTCGGGGAGAACGTTGCATTTATCTGCAATGAGGGACAATATGTCAACGATTTCTACAATTTGATGGATGCAGACTTGAAAAACGAAGGTGGAACCGCTGGAAAACCACAAGGAACCTTAGAGATTGTGTTCGATCATGTATCGTTCCACTATCCAAACAGTGAAAAGGAAGTGTTCCACGATTTGAATTTTACGATTCACAAAGGTGAGAGCGTAGCTGTGGTTGGAGTAAACGGAGCCGGAAAATCCACGCTGGTGAAACTGATGACAGGTCTTTTTGAGCCGACGAAGGGACATATTTACATCAACGGTGTGGAAATCAGGGAGTATCGGAAAAAGGATTTGTACGATCTTTATGCAGCCGTATTCCAGGATGTCAATATTTTGGCATTTACCATCCGGGAAAATGTAGCATGCCGTGCAGAACATGTGGATGATGCCCGTGTTGAGGAAGCATTGGATAAGGTTGGATTAGGCGATAAAGTCCGGGGATTTGAGAAAGGGTTAGACCAGATGATGTTAAAAGTCATCGATGAAAACGGAACTGATTTTTCCGGTGGAGAGCGCCAGAAATTATCCATAGCAAGAGGGTTATATAAAGATGCACCAATGGTCATCATGGATGAGCCGACAGCAGCGCTGGATGCCCTGGCAGAAGAAAAAATTTATAAGAGCTTTAGCGATATGGTAAAAGGAAAAACAGCACTTTACATTTCACATCGTCTTGCAAGCACGAAGTTCTGTGATAAAATTGCGCTTTTTGATGCGGATGGATTAAAAGAATACGGTACGCATGAGGAACTGATGGAAAAGAAAGGTGCGTACTACAAGATGTTTGTGATTCAGGGAAAATACTATCAGGAACAAAACGATACAACTACAAATGTAGAAAGGGAATAA
- a CDS encoding ABC transporter ATP-binding protein, whose translation MKKLASFLKLSWQVSPSYIIVLILDAFANGAKLLFNIILPKFLVDELLGARDVKVLFLFVGLIVANNVLMSLLENGFKAVKEKKESYFTQSMNKKMAEKIMKLEYSCLEDPYYLDLKERAVYAISNQNAVKYLIDCAAKMFSGAVTLAGLIAIMATLGPVLVLIVAVGVVVMLLFYSGMSKYMVYMQQELVPINRKFGYYFDLAFEKQNQKDIRLYDMADMVQNRLSSHLEGTCDIFEKIFRRMGKSFGGMSVVNDAVAAISYAYVGFRTLSTWFGPRISIGSLTMYVSCAIQFSATVVDFGTNIVGMLQQLAFLDPYLEFMGLAEETKETGKAKFVGPVESIEFKDVTFTYPKAEKPVLKHVSFSIHKGEKISIVGLNGAGKSTLVKLICRMYHMDSGEILINGRNIYDYDYLSYMKCIAAVFQDYRLFNFTIAENISCQEKGADRKRIEKLIDEVGLREKIDELIDGIDSRFGKEYDEDGVEMSGGQGQKVAIARALYKDSSLVILDEPASALDPIAEAEIYEKFNGLVDDKTAIYISHRMSSSVFCDKILIIDGGTVSDFDTHENLMKKTESLYYKLFESQAKNYRLEA comes from the coding sequence ATGAAAAAGTTAGCAAGTTTTTTAAAACTGTCATGGCAGGTTTCGCCATCCTATATCATTGTCTTGATTTTAGATGCGTTTGCAAATGGCGCAAAACTTCTTTTTAATATCATTTTGCCAAAATTTTTGGTGGATGAGTTGTTGGGAGCAAGAGACGTCAAAGTCCTTTTCTTATTCGTGGGACTCATTGTTGCAAATAACGTGCTGATGTCGCTTTTGGAAAATGGATTTAAGGCGGTCAAGGAGAAAAAGGAATCCTACTTCACGCAGTCGATGAACAAAAAGATGGCAGAGAAAATCATGAAACTGGAGTATTCCTGCCTGGAGGACCCGTATTATCTGGATTTAAAGGAACGTGCTGTGTATGCCATCAGCAACCAGAATGCAGTGAAATATCTGATCGACTGCGCCGCAAAGATGTTTAGCGGAGCTGTGACACTGGCAGGTCTTATCGCGATTATGGCAACGCTAGGACCGGTTCTTGTCTTGATTGTGGCGGTCGGTGTTGTTGTCATGCTATTGTTTTATTCTGGAATGTCAAAGTACATGGTTTACATGCAGCAGGAGTTAGTTCCGATTAACCGTAAGTTTGGGTATTATTTTGATTTGGCGTTTGAAAAACAGAATCAGAAAGATATCCGTTTGTATGACATGGCTGACATGGTGCAAAACCGTTTGTCCTCCCATTTAGAGGGAACCTGTGATATTTTTGAAAAAATTTTCCGCAGGATGGGAAAGTCCTTTGGCGGAATGAGCGTTGTCAATGATGCAGTTGCGGCAATCTCCTATGCCTATGTGGGATTCCGCACGCTATCTACCTGGTTTGGACCAAGAATTTCCATCGGTTCATTAACCATGTATGTGTCCTGTGCCATCCAGTTTTCGGCAACCGTTGTGGATTTTGGAACCAATATTGTAGGAATGCTGCAGCAGCTGGCATTTTTAGACCCATACTTAGAATTCATGGGACTTGCGGAGGAGACAAAAGAGACAGGGAAAGCAAAGTTTGTGGGTCCTGTGGAAAGCATTGAATTCAAAGATGTTACATTTACCTATCCAAAGGCAGAAAAACCGGTGTTAAAACACGTTTCTTTTTCCATTCACAAAGGGGAGAAAATCTCGATTGTCGGGCTTAACGGCGCCGGAAAATCAACACTTGTAAAATTAATCTGCCGGATGTATCACATGGATAGCGGAGAAATTTTAATCAATGGAAGAAATATTTACGACTATGATTATCTTTCCTATATGAAGTGTATCGCAGCCGTTTTCCAGGACTATCGCCTGTTTAATTTTACGATTGCAGAAAATATCTCCTGCCAGGAAAAGGGGGCAGATCGAAAGCGGATTGAAAAACTGATTGACGAGGTTGGACTTCGTGAAAAAATTGACGAATTAATAGATGGCATCGATAGCCGTTTTGGAAAAGAATACGACGAAGATGGCGTGGAAATGTCCGGTGGACAGGGACAGAAAGTTGCGATTGCCAGAGCACTTTATAAGGATTCGTCCCTTGTGATTTTAGACGAGCCGGCGAGTGCACTTGACCCGATTGCAGAGGCTGAAATCTATGAGAAATTCAACGGTCTTGTGGATGATAAGACTGCAATTTACATTTCCCATAGAATGTCCTCAAGTGTTTTCTGTGACAAAATCTTAATCATCGACGGTGGAACCGTTTCCGATTTCGACACGCATGAAAATCTGATGAAAAAGACAGAAAGTCTGTACTATAAACTGTTCGAATCGCAGGCAAAAAATTACAGATTAGAAGCCTGA
- a CDS encoding ATP-binding cassette domain-containing protein: MKMIAGFLTPSKGDIQYNEISYKKVKQQSLYRNICYLNQEELLLNETLPDYLSIMAHKEISREAYQNYVSKVNLTKEYGKITDNGKSFSGGEKKKAIIMKLLARKQDVSVILLDEIEAGLDKESQERIGQIEKELLREREHYIIVKISHGEVANLECYNKVIDLEANR, from the coding sequence CTGAAAATGATAGCTGGATTTTTAACACCAAGCAAGGGAGACATTCAGTATAACGAAATCTCTTATAAAAAGGTGAAACAGCAGTCACTCTACCGCAATATCTGTTACCTGAACCAGGAGGAACTCCTTTTGAATGAGACGTTGCCAGATTATCTTTCCATCATGGCTCACAAAGAGATTTCTAGGGAAGCATATCAGAATTATGTGTCAAAAGTAAATCTGACGAAGGAATACGGGAAGATTACGGATAACGGCAAAAGCTTTTCCGGTGGTGAAAAGAAGAAAGCGATTATCATGAAGCTTCTGGCAAGAAAACAGGATGTTTCAGTCATCTTGCTAGATGAGATTGAGGCAGGGTTAGACAAGGAAAGCCAGGAGAGAATCGGGCAGATTGAAAAAGAGTTATTGCGGGAGAGAGAACACTATATTATTGTAAAAATCTCACACGGCGAGGTTGCAAATCTGGAATGTTACAATAAGGTGATTGATTTGGAGGCTAACAGATAA